The proteins below come from a single Malus domestica chromosome 03, GDT2T_hap1 genomic window:
- the LOC103431672 gene encoding F-box/kelch-repeat protein At3g23880-like, which produces MLRGNQRNPNQNPRKQNTNRAVMGIKFQYLPKGLVVDILSRIVCVKTVLNCKCVCKEWLSIISDPQFARLHLPRSPIGILMKEWHLDNDWIARKLDFAQIVEGAGSDFGVEKTTLTPNNSLPNFRFELINSCNGLLCLYGPETDCLYVCNPVLGECITIPHNSNGRHRCGFIALGYSIGTNDYKVLQTTLSNNEFYGEREAEIYTLGTGVWRSIGSVPQTILKRYRDAAIELPFEGFLHGAQHWAPYDLSEFSIHSFNFEREQFRLLPPPTLSPGLLEEMQKWYSKYLHLGQLEGCLLLCVQDKPSTNLELWVMKEYGVQQSWTKILVIDNLTPKSFGYMPIMFLSNREILIAYVEEQNNGSGSRLVGCFNQEAKTFSRTTVTDHTQEFFHAIAYSPSFVSLYDVAKGEEVERIRDSNKPIGKPSYDRSGFGMPTHVYSFDLRRRAFDGWFFQNSYMNHFCYA; this is translated from the exons ATGCTGAGAGGAAATCAAAGAAACCCTAATCAGAATCCTAGGAAACAAAATACAAACAGAGCAGTGATGGGCATCAAATTTCAATATCTTCCCAAGGGTTTGGTGGTGGACATTCTCTCAAGGATAGTCTGCGTCAAGACCGTCTTGAACTGCAAGTGCGTTTGCAAAGAGTGGCTTTCTATAATTTCTGACCCTCAATTTGCTCGTCTCCATCTTCCGAGATCACCCATTGGGATCTTGATGAAGGAATGGCACCTTGATAATGATTGGATAGCGAGAAAACTTGATTTTGCCCAGATAGTAGAAGGTGCTGGTTCTGATTTTGGGGTCGAGAAAACGACTTTAACTCCTAATAATAGCCTGCCCAATTTTCGGTTCGAGTTGATAAACTCATGTAACGGTTTACTTTGTTTGTATGGGCCGGAGACTGATTGCCTGTATGTGTGCAACCCTGTGTTGGGTGAGTGCATCACAATTCCACATAATAGTAATGGCAGGCATCGGTGCGGGTTTATTGCACTTGGTTACAGCATTGGGACCAATGATTACAAGGTGTTGCAAACAACCTTATCTAACAACGAATTCTATGGTGAGCGTGAGGCTGAGATATACACCCTTGGCACTGGAGTTTGGAGAAGCATTGGAAGTGTTCCTCAAACTATACTTAAGAGATATAGAGACGCAGCAATTGAGTTACCATTTGAAGGTTTTCTGCACGGAGCTCAACATTGGGCTCCGTATGACTTGTCAGAGTTTTCTATACATTCTTTcaattttgaaagagaacaatTTCGATTGCTACCCCCACCTACACTCTCACCTGGGCTGTTGGAAGAAATGCAGAAGTGGTATTCAAAGTATTTACACTTGGGACAGTTAGAAGGTTGTCTCCTTCTATGTGTGCAGGATAAACCGTCTACCAACTTAGAGTTGTGGGTTATGAAGGAATATGGGGTCCAGCAGTCTTGGACTAAAATTCTTGTCATTGATAACTTGACCCCAAAATCTTTCGGGTACATGCCaattatgtttttgagtaatCGAGAAATCCTAATAGCATACGTGGAGGAACAAAACAACGGCAGTGGCAGCCGGCTTGTTGGTTGTTTCAATCAAGAAGCAAAAACTTTCAGCCGAACTACAGTTACTGATCACACCCAGGAATTTTTTCATGCAATTGCTTACAGTCCATCCTTTGTTTCACTCTACGATGTTGCAAAAGGAGAAGAAGTGGAAAG GATAAGAGATAGCAACAAGCCGATTGGTAAACCGAGTTATGATCGTTCCGGTTTTGGGATGCCAACCCACGTGTACTCTTTTGACTTAAGGCGGCGTGCTTTTGATGGTTGGTTCTTCCAAAATTCATAT ATGAATCACTTTTGTTATGCGTGA